CGCAGCAGCAGGTAGTACGTGCGGGGGTTCTGGCCCAGCTGGTCGTTCAGCCAGCCCAGCCGCGCTCCGTGGGCACGCAGGCGCGCGGCGACCATGAACGTCTCGGGCGTGACGCTGTCGAAGCGGAAACTGCCGGTGTCGGTGTTCAGGCCCAGCATCAGCGGGGTGGCCATCGCCTCGGTCCAGGTGACGCCCAGTTCGTCCAGCAGGTCCGTGACGATCAGGGCCGTGGCGGGCCGCGAGGGGTCCACCAGCAGCGCCGTGGCGCGCCGGGCGTTCGTGCCGTGATGGTCGACGTTCACGACCGGTCCCGTATGCCCGGTCAGGTCCAGTCCGGCCACGCGGGCCGGGTCGTTGTTGTCCACGTCCAGTACCACGACCAGCGCGCCGTCCGGCACGGCGCTCAGCGGCCCGCTGAGTTCGCCGGGTTCCGGCAGGAACGTCAGGTAGCGGGGCACGGTCATGGGGGCGGTCACGTCGCGGCCCAGGCTGCGCAGCGCCCGCGTGAGGCCCAGCACGCTGCCCAGGGCGTCGCCGTCCGGGTTCTCGTGCGAGAGGATCACGAACGGGCCGGTGTGGTCCAGCAGGGTGCGGGCGACCCGTTTCAGGTCGGCGTGGTACTCGGGGCTGGCGGTGTTCTGCGCGGTCATCGCCGCTCACTGTACCCTGCCGGTCCCCTGCGCCTCTGCCCGGAACGCGGTCGGCCCGACCCCTGCGCCCCCGCGCGCTGATCCTCACGGCCGGACACCCCCCCCCGGCCCCCCCGCTGACAACGTGACGCGGGCACAGTATGCTGCTGCGCGTGCCCCGCCGTCTGAACCTGGCCGCCCTGACCAACGAGGAGCTTCAACTCCTGGTCGGTGAGGACCGCGCCGTGGGCCTGCTGGCCGACATCAGCCGCGCCCGCATGGAAGGCCGCGCCGTGCCCGGCCCCGAGGTGCACGACACCCTGACCTTCGACCGCCTGGAGGAACGCGCCTGGGGCAGCACGCCCGAACAGTCGCGCGCACTGGCCGCCGCGCACGCGGCGCTGCTGGCCCTGAACGCCGAGTTTCACGGCACGTTCTACCTGCCGGTCATCAGCGAGGTCCGGCACCTGCGCGCCTACACCCTGGAACCCGACACGACCGCCGCGCTGCGCTGGAGCGAAACGCCGGAATCCGCCCGCACGGCCCGCGCGTACCTGCAACTCATGACCTGGCTGCGGGACCGCGCCAGCGGCGTGGCGTGCGTCCTGACGACCTCCTCGCCCACCCTGTCGTCCCCGGCGCTCAGCGAGGAGATCGACCAGCACCACCACCCGGACACCAGCCCCGCCGAACTGCTGGCCCTGCACCGCGCCTACGTGCTGCGGCACGGGCGCGGGCAGAAACTGGGCGCGGAGGCCGACTGGGCGCGTCCCTGGCAGGCGTCCCACGCACTGAACCTGAGCGCCTGGGTGCGGCGCGGCCTGCTGACCGACGACCCCACCCAGCCCGCCACCGACGGCACGCCGAGAGCCCGTACCGGCAGCTGAGCGGCCGGCCGTGCAGGCCACTGATCCGGGCGGGCCCCGGCCCAGGTCTGAGCCCAGGTCTGAACAGAGGCGGCGTGCGCGCCGTTCCAGTGCGGCACAATCGGCAGCATGACCGATTCAGCCTCCCACCCGCAGTCCACGCAGTCTCACGCTCAACCTGACCTTGCCGGACGGCACGTCGCGTTCGACTGGGGCGGCGTGTTCACGGTCGGCACCTTCGACGGCCGCAGCACCCAGAACGTCGCGGACCGCAGCGGCGTGCCGGTCGAGCGGGTGCGTGACAGTTACTTCCGGCACGTGCGGCAGCTGGAGGTCGGCGCCTGGACGTTGGCGCAGTTCTGGACAGTCATGCAGGAGGAGGCAGGGATTCCCATGCCGTACGAGGATTTCGAGGAACTGTACCTGGGCAGCATCGTGGACAACCCGCCCATGTACGCCACGCTGGCCGCGCTGCCGCAGGGCGTGCGGGTGGGCCTGCTGAGCAACAACTACCCGGTCGTCAGCGATCACCTGCGCCGCGACCCCCGGTTCGGGCGTTTTCACCAGCCGGTGTTCAGTAACGAACTGGGCCACAAGAAACCCTCGCCGGAATCCTTCGCGGCGCTGGAGCAGGCCATGGGCGTGCCCGCCGCGCAGGTGGCGTTCGTGGACGACGTGCAGGAGAACATCGACGCCGCCAATGCCGCCGGGTTCCACGGCATCCTGTACAGCCACGAGGCGCATGCGGCCTTCGAGCAGGCCCTTGAGGCGTGGTTGAACGGCTGAACCATCGGCTGCCGCTGCCCCCGTCTGCCCCCGCCCGGTTCGCGCGACCCGGTGGGGGTTTTCCTGTGGCGCCGCTGCCCCTGGTGGTTTACCTGACGGGGTGGTTTACACCGCCGCGCCAGAAGTAAACCACCCCCCGCGCCGGTTCGGCCAGCGCACAATGCCCCTACACAAACCACGCGGAACCACCCGCACCGCCCACCCACACGCACTCCCCGCACACCGCCCAACCCACCGGGCGGATCCCGCAACACACCCCCAGGAGGAACACCATGACCACCACCCCCCGCACGCCCGCCGAGATCCTGGAAAAAACCTGGCAGACCGAGGAACGCTGGCAGGGCATCAAACGCAACTACGGCGCCGAGGAAGTCGTGCGGCTGCGCGGCAGCCTGCCCATCGAGCACACCCTCGCCAAGCACGGCGCGAACAAACTCTGGCGCCTGATGAAAGACGAACCCTTCGTCAACGCGCTCGGCGCCCTGACCGGCAACCAGGCCATGCAGCAGGTCAAGGCCGGCCTGAAAGCCATCTACCTGAGCGGCTGGCAGGTCGCCGGTGACGCCAACAACGCCGGGCAGATGTACCCCGACCAGAGCCTGTACCCCGCCTCCAGCGTGCCCGACGTCGTCAAGCGCATCAACAACACCCTGCGCCGCGCCGACCAGATCCAGACCAGCGAAGGCAAGAACGACATCGACTACTTCGCGCCCATCGTCGCGGACGCCGAGGCCGGATTCGGCGGCCCCCTGAACGCCTTCGAACTCATGAAGGCCATGATCGAGGCGGGCGCCGCCGGGGTGCACTTCGAGGACCAGCTGGCCAGCGAGAAGAAATGCGGTCACCTGGGCGGCAAGGTCCTCGTGCCCACCAGCCAGTTCATCCGCACCCTGAACGCCGCGCGCCTCGCCGCCGACGTCAGCGGCGTGCCCACCGTCCTGATCGCCCGCACCGACGCCGACGCCGCCAACCTGCTCACCAGCGACATCGACGACAACGACCGCCCCTTCTGCACGGGCGAACGCACCCCCGAAGGCTTCTACTACGTCAAGCCCGGCATCGAGCAGGCCATCAGCCGCGCCCTGGCCTACGCCCCCTACGCCGACGTCATCTGGTGCGAGACCAGCGTCCCCAACCTCGAAGACGCCCGCCGGTTCGCCGAGGCCGTCCACGAGAAGTTCCCCGGCAAGCTGCTGGCCTACAACTGCTCGCCCAGCTTCAACTGGAAGAAGAACCTCGACGACGAAACCATCGCCAAGTACCAGGTCGAACTGGGCAAGATGGGCTACAAGTTCCAGTTCATCACCCTGGCCGGGTTCCACAGCCTGAACATGAGCATGTTCGACCTCGCCTACGGCTACGCCCGCAACCAGATGACCGCCTTCGTGGAACTCCAGGAACGCGAATTCGCCGCCCAGGAACGAGGCTTCACCGCCGTCAAGCACCAGCGCGAGGTCGGCACCGGGTACTTCGACCAGGTCGCCCAGGCCGCCGGGGGCGGGCAGAGCAGCACCACCGCCCTGGCCGGCAGCACCGAAGCGCAGCAGTTCGGCAAGGAACTCGCCGGAGCGCACGACTGATACGGACTCCGATTGAATGGCTTATAAAGCCGTTCAATCCGAGCGGAGCGAGTAGGAGCCGAATCGGGTTCCGGACGTGGAGTTGACAGATCGGTGA
The genomic region above belongs to Deinococcus seoulensis and contains:
- a CDS encoding DHH family phosphoesterase, which encodes MTAQNTASPEYHADLKRVARTLLDHTGPFVILSHENPDGDALGSVLGLTRALRSLGRDVTAPMTVPRYLTFLPEPGELSGPLSAVPDGALVVVLDVDNNDPARVAGLDLTGHTGPVVNVDHHGTNARRATALLVDPSRPATALIVTDLLDELGVTWTEAMATPLMLGLNTDTGSFRFDSVTPETFMVAARLRAHGARLGWLNDQLGQNPRTYYLLLREVLNTMQFLHAGRVVLARVDQDMLDRAGASWEDVESYVGLMRSAEGTQLAVMVKDYGDRVKLSMRSRRGVSAQNVAVALGGGGHVPAAGASVAAPFPEVMERLNAAITTELARADADSNTTT
- a CDS encoding HAD family hydrolase, producing MTDSASHPQSTQSHAQPDLAGRHVAFDWGGVFTVGTFDGRSTQNVADRSGVPVERVRDSYFRHVRQLEVGAWTLAQFWTVMQEEAGIPMPYEDFEELYLGSIVDNPPMYATLAALPQGVRVGLLSNNYPVVSDHLRRDPRFGRFHQPVFSNELGHKKPSPESFAALEQAMGVPAAQVAFVDDVQENIDAANAAGFHGILYSHEAHAAFEQALEAWLNG
- the aceA gene encoding isocitrate lyase, with protein sequence MTTTPRTPAEILEKTWQTEERWQGIKRNYGAEEVVRLRGSLPIEHTLAKHGANKLWRLMKDEPFVNALGALTGNQAMQQVKAGLKAIYLSGWQVAGDANNAGQMYPDQSLYPASSVPDVVKRINNTLRRADQIQTSEGKNDIDYFAPIVADAEAGFGGPLNAFELMKAMIEAGAAGVHFEDQLASEKKCGHLGGKVLVPTSQFIRTLNAARLAADVSGVPTVLIARTDADAANLLTSDIDDNDRPFCTGERTPEGFYYVKPGIEQAISRALAYAPYADVIWCETSVPNLEDARRFAEAVHEKFPGKLLAYNCSPSFNWKKNLDDETIAKYQVELGKMGYKFQFITLAGFHSLNMSMFDLAYGYARNQMTAFVELQEREFAAQERGFTAVKHQREVGTGYFDQVAQAAGGGQSSTTALAGSTEAQQFGKELAGAHD